From one Lycium ferocissimum isolate CSIRO_LF1 chromosome 7, AGI_CSIRO_Lferr_CH_V1, whole genome shotgun sequence genomic stretch:
- the LOC132062675 gene encoding uncharacterized protein LOC132062675 — protein MVRLSRGVVVMAMVIIVAAIQVCSHQAAAGVSWGEPCSDEAKTKIEGCMKEETVDNIDKCCSILHSVIDDSCPCWVHAKLTDRALAILYFIYCDIAHPLCSSAQPI, from the exons ATGGTGAGGCTAAGCAGAGGGGTGGTGGTTATGGCTATGGTAATAATAGTGGCTGCAATTCAAGTTTGTAGCCACCAGGCGGCCGCCGGCGTGTCGTGGGGGGAACCTTGCAGTGACGAGGCTAAAACGAAAATAGAAGGATGCATGAAGGAAGAGACTGTCGATAATATTGACAAATGCTGCTCTATTTTACACAGTGTTATTGATGATAGCTGCCCTTGTTGGGTTCACGCTAAGCTTACCGACAGAGCTCTTGCCATTCTCTATTTCATTTACTGTGACATTGCTCATCCATTATGCTCATCTGCTCAA CCGATATGA